From Candidatus Poseidoniia archaeon, a single genomic window includes:
- a CDS encoding TIGR00266 family protein produces MRFEIEGNPDYGEVIVELGPGEELLAEPGAMSRMSSHMEAQSKRLGSFFGAIIRKLFGGESFFVGRFTHPDGGTVAIAPRLPGTVTHRQMNGDSVFLTAGAFLACTPGLSVKAKFGGLRALFSGEGAFLIEVSGTGELFYNAYGGVIEQSVTGKFTVDTGHLVAFEPSLQYSIGGMGNLKSTFLSGEGLVIKFQGNGKVWVQTRTLPGLAGWLTPRL; encoded by the coding sequence ATGCGATTTGAGATTGAGGGCAACCCCGATTACGGTGAGGTTATCGTCGAGCTTGGGCCGGGCGAGGAGCTGCTGGCGGAGCCGGGGGCGATGTCACGCATGTCGTCGCACATGGAGGCGCAGTCAAAGCGGCTCGGCTCGTTCTTCGGCGCCATCATCCGCAAGCTGTTCGGCGGCGAATCATTCTTCGTCGGCCGCTTCACGCACCCCGACGGCGGCACCGTCGCGATTGCACCACGGCTGCCCGGAACGGTGACGCACCGCCAGATGAACGGCGACAGCGTCTTCCTGACCGCCGGCGCGTTCCTCGCCTGCACCCCCGGACTGAGCGTCAAGGCGAAGTTCGGTGGGCTGCGCGCGCTCTTCTCGGGCGAGGGCGCCTTCCTGATTGAGGTTTCCGGCACGGGGGAGCTGTTCTACAACGCCTACGGCGGCGTCATCGAGCAATCGGTCACGGGAAAGTTTACGGTTGATACCGGCCATCTGGTCGCCTTCGAGCCGTCGCTGCAATACAGCATCGGCGGGATGGGGAACCTGAAATCAACCTTCCTGTCGGGCGAGGGGCTGGTCATCAAGTTCCAGGGCAACGGCAAGGTGTGGGTCCAGACGCGCACGCTGCCGGGGCTGGCGGGCTGGCTCACCCCGAGGCTCTGA
- a CDS encoding uracil-DNA glycosylase encodes MGALADDIIGCRLCPRLVAYGADVRERGRKPGFGRDDYWCRPVPSFGGRNAWLLIVGLAPGTHGAGRTGRPFTGDYAGDLLFRALWEQGWSSGPESRSRDDPLALDGVRIANALRCAPPQNKPTGDELKRCRPFLERELALLPRLDTVLALGGVAHRQVIATVGGRQVDFAFGHGARHALPGVGWELVDSYHPSRYNLNTRRLSEEQFSAVLSSLRD; translated from the coding sequence ATGGGGGCGCTGGCGGACGACATCATCGGCTGCCGCCTCTGCCCGCGACTCGTCGCCTACGGTGCTGACGTCCGCGAGCGCGGCCGCAAGCCCGGCTTCGGGCGCGACGACTACTGGTGCCGGCCGGTGCCGTCGTTTGGCGGCCGCAACGCGTGGCTGCTCATCGTCGGGCTGGCGCCTGGCACCCACGGCGCCGGGCGCACCGGGCGGCCGTTCACCGGCGACTACGCTGGCGACCTGCTCTTTCGCGCACTGTGGGAGCAGGGGTGGAGCAGCGGGCCGGAATCGCGCTCGCGGGACGACCCGCTCGCGCTGGACGGCGTGCGCATCGCCAACGCGCTGCGCTGCGCGCCGCCACAGAACAAGCCGACCGGCGACGAACTGAAGCGCTGCCGGCCATTCCTCGAGCGCGAGCTGGCGCTGCTGCCGCGGCTCGATACCGTGCTGGCGCTGGGGGGCGTAGCGCACCGGCAGGTCATCGCGACCGTCGGCGGCCGGCAGGTCGATTTCGCCTTCGGGCATGGCGCGCGCCACGCGCTGCCCGGCGTCGGGTGGGAACTGGTCGACAGCTACCACCCCAGCCGCTACAACCTGAACACGCGGCGCTTGTCGGAAGAGCAATTCTCCGCCGTACTGTCATCGCTCCGCGATTGA
- a CDS encoding CARDB domain-containing protein — MRAKGDYMESNNGNKLASFLLAGALLLSGLLVFPTAAGNPGPDLWLSDFYEPAGSPPPRADTLYEVYLAWENSGDADANGVRIGIDDEDGNQMAISDYINMGAGETGSLTLNITFDSVGETMPVAIVDYDETVSEDDEDNNEYEGWFNVEPKIGIADVWADLDIEDTEAQAGQQMLLRFSIGNSGNVSTATPVTLGLFFEEAGDEPQNWIDPTPLHYDYIQPPPPGEEGGEMMEFEWQVPQDTDDGWYEFTVIADYYENNTEDNNISNNRDTHEICIGDCTLPDLTWYEAAQESITLSPPEAIAGEVVTVIYALANIGEGAAGPPAIVINLEVEKCPCDGSGWQQVNTTGDLRVTIGAGQTFSSEEELGLNWSIPEDGPGDWDLRIVIDPDNNLEEAREDNNNLTWYDAHEDYLEVIERKPDLRVAGVSTPGQAYAGDTIDLDLHIQQSELGNKMATDTNVRLRITDPELQEYGPYTLGPLDVGTFPDIIFFTFEWDIPLNCGGSACIGDYTLEVMVDPGNEIDEWDETNNLRNDLSINVKEMLPDLIVSDVVITPVDEDGSAAVGVASTITAVVSNIGLRDMSPGEGADFEVTFSTAAPSYSVIGTTAVGIALAIGESANVSIGYIFTDLGTYKVVAEADAADDINEMDESNNEAYDILPAVTSIDGWVQNVTTTDGLSGKNHPLSFEIGFNNLPASGWQYLFFRVTVEGTGGWGDVLQLEAGENFLVSPEKPSGEPSDWRPENWSSAIFMPNTAYVNLTAANPNANITVNWVPDKDRSDNYTITIKVFAMIDTDEDNNAATTTANIEKLTTDLLIEKMSVKDTASSVQIIVDVLFVEGEQSTLWDVEVSLKVYDWDDYAADSDAAVPRENLGTKTINGGLSRGSSWSLTFTWAREKGEFIFVAEVDPNNKVREINEVNNVYASDVEEFGDVSTGGTDNGGEDDGGLFGIPSISGIAALSLLGTVALLRRRR; from the coding sequence GTGCGCGCGAAGGGAGATTACATGGAATCCAACAATGGAAACAAACTCGCTTCGTTCCTTCTTGCAGGAGCGCTACTGCTTTCGGGACTGCTAGTTTTCCCAACCGCTGCAGGAAATCCGGGACCAGACCTCTGGCTCAGTGATTTCTACGAGCCTGCTGGAAGTCCACCTCCACGCGCTGACACGCTCTATGAGGTCTACTTGGCGTGGGAGAACAGTGGCGACGCCGACGCTAATGGTGTACGAATCGGTATCGACGACGAGGATGGCAACCAGATGGCCATCTCGGACTACATTAACATGGGTGCCGGTGAGACCGGCTCGCTGACGTTGAACATCACCTTTGACAGCGTGGGGGAGACTATGCCTGTCGCGATTGTAGACTACGACGAGACCGTCAGTGAGGACGACGAGGACAACAACGAGTACGAGGGCTGGTTCAACGTCGAGCCGAAAATAGGCATTGCCGACGTCTGGGCCGATTTGGATATTGAGGACACCGAGGCTCAGGCAGGCCAGCAGATGCTGCTCCGCTTCAGCATCGGCAACTCCGGCAACGTCAGCACCGCTACGCCGGTAACACTTGGTCTCTTCTTCGAGGAGGCAGGCGATGAACCGCAGAACTGGATTGACCCCACTCCACTGCACTACGACTACATCCAGCCCCCACCCCCGGGTGAGGAAGGAGGTGAGATGATGGAGTTTGAGTGGCAGGTTCCCCAGGACACCGATGATGGATGGTATGAGTTCACTGTAATTGCCGATTACTACGAAAACAACACTGAGGACAACAATATCTCCAATAACCGGGACACCCACGAAATCTGTATCGGTGACTGCACCTTGCCCGACCTGACTTGGTACGAGGCGGCTCAGGAATCTATAACTCTAAGTCCTCCTGAGGCGATAGCGGGTGAAGTGGTAACCGTTATCTATGCCCTGGCCAACATCGGCGAGGGTGCCGCGGGACCACCAGCTATCGTAATCAACCTTGAGGTGGAAAAGTGCCCGTGTGATGGCAGCGGCTGGCAGCAGGTTAACACGACTGGCGACCTGCGTGTGACGATTGGCGCCGGCCAGACCTTTAGTTCCGAGGAAGAGCTGGGGCTGAACTGGTCGATTCCCGAAGATGGCCCGGGCGACTGGGACCTGCGCATCGTGATTGACCCTGACAACAATCTTGAAGAGGCTCGCGAGGACAACAACAACCTTACCTGGTATGATGCCCATGAGGACTACCTTGAGGTAATCGAGCGCAAGCCGGACCTACGGGTCGCAGGTGTCTCGACTCCTGGTCAGGCATACGCAGGTGATACCATCGACCTCGACCTCCATATCCAGCAGAGCGAACTGGGAAACAAGATGGCGACCGACACCAACGTGCGGCTGCGCATCACCGACCCCGAGCTGCAGGAATACGGCCCCTACACCCTCGGACCGCTTGATGTCGGAACCTTCCCGGACATAATTTTCTTCACCTTCGAGTGGGATATTCCGCTCAACTGCGGCGGTAGCGCCTGTATCGGTGACTACACGCTGGAGGTCATGGTCGACCCCGGCAACGAGATTGATGAGTGGGACGAGACTAACAACCTGCGCAACGACCTCTCGATTAATGTGAAGGAAATGCTCCCTGACCTGATTGTCAGCGACGTGGTAATCACGCCGGTCGACGAGGACGGCAGCGCCGCGGTCGGCGTCGCCAGCACCATCACCGCTGTCGTCAGCAACATTGGGCTGCGCGACATGAGTCCGGGCGAAGGGGCTGACTTCGAGGTTACCTTCAGTACTGCGGCTCCGTCCTATTCCGTGATTGGCACGACCGCGGTTGGAATTGCTCTGGCGATTGGCGAGTCAGCCAACGTCTCGATTGGCTACATCTTCACTGACCTCGGCACCTACAAAGTAGTGGCCGAAGCTGACGCGGCTGACGACATCAACGAGATGGACGAGAGCAACAACGAGGCGTACGATATCCTCCCGGCCGTGACGAGCATCGACGGCTGGGTGCAGAATGTCACGACTACCGATGGCCTTTCGGGCAAGAATCATCCTCTCAGCTTCGAGATTGGTTTCAACAACCTCCCGGCTTCGGGCTGGCAATACCTCTTCTTCCGCGTGACCGTGGAGGGAACCGGTGGCTGGGGCGACGTTCTCCAGCTCGAGGCTGGTGAGAATTTCCTTGTTTCACCCGAGAAACCAAGCGGGGAACCGAGCGACTGGCGACCAGAAAACTGGTCCAGCGCTATATTCATGCCCAACACAGCCTACGTCAACCTGACCGCGGCGAATCCCAACGCGAACATCACGGTCAACTGGGTGCCCGACAAGGACCGTAGCGACAATTACACAATCACGATCAAGGTTTTTGCCATGATCGATACCGATGAGGACAACAACGCCGCGACGACCACTGCCAACATCGAGAAACTGACGACCGACCTGCTCATCGAGAAGATGTCGGTCAAGGATACCGCCAGCTCGGTGCAGATAATCGTCGACGTACTGTTCGTTGAGGGCGAGCAGTCGACCCTCTGGGACGTCGAAGTCTCGCTCAAGGTGTATGACTGGGATGACTACGCTGCCGACAGCGACGCCGCGGTACCGCGCGAGAATCTCGGAACCAAGACTATCAACGGTGGGCTGTCGCGTGGCAGCAGCTGGTCGCTCACTTTCACCTGGGCGCGCGAGAAGGGCGAGTTCATCTTCGTCGCCGAGGTTGACCCCAACAACAAGGTGCGCGAAATCAACGAGGTTAACAACGTCTACGCCTCCGATGTGGAGGAGTTCGGCGATGTCAGCACCGGCGGCACCGACAATGGTGGCGAGGACGATGGCGGCCTCTTCGGCATTCCATCTATCTCGGGAATAGCGGCGCTTTCGCTGCTCGGCACGGTAGCCCTCCTGCGTCGTCGTCGCTAA
- a CDS encoding TIGR00266 family protein yields MDVTVANRGAFGSALVTLQPGEEFVSEAGAMYRASGNMDIEIKSRKREGGGLWGALKEGAKAMFAGESFFLSTYRVKDNAPGEVGLAPTLQGEVSSLKVGAETWICAGGSFLGASSGVELDTQYQGLKKGMFSGEGLVYVRAAGQGELLVSAYGRISEVEVRGGITIDNGHIVAFTEGLEYDIGKAGGWIASALSGEGLVLKFRGNGRVLVQSHDRDRLGSALGPLLPPRDN; encoded by the coding sequence ATGGACGTAACCGTCGCAAACCGAGGAGCATTCGGCTCGGCGCTGGTGACGCTACAGCCGGGCGAGGAGTTCGTCTCCGAAGCGGGGGCGATGTATCGCGCCTCGGGCAATATGGACATTGAAATCAAGTCGCGCAAGCGCGAGGGCGGCGGCCTCTGGGGCGCGCTCAAGGAGGGCGCCAAGGCGATGTTCGCGGGCGAGTCGTTCTTCCTCTCGACCTACCGCGTCAAGGATAACGCACCGGGCGAAGTCGGCCTTGCGCCGACACTGCAAGGCGAAGTTTCGTCGCTGAAAGTCGGTGCCGAAACGTGGATTTGCGCCGGCGGCTCGTTCCTCGGCGCGTCGAGCGGAGTCGAGCTGGACACGCAATATCAGGGCTTGAAGAAAGGGATGTTCTCGGGTGAGGGACTGGTCTACGTCCGCGCCGCGGGGCAGGGCGAACTGCTGGTCAGCGCCTACGGCCGCATCTCGGAAGTCGAGGTGCGCGGCGGAATCACGATTGATAACGGCCACATCGTCGCTTTTACCGAGGGACTCGAGTACGACATCGGCAAGGCGGGCGGCTGGATTGCCTCTGCCCTTTCCGGGGAGGGGCTGGTGCTGAAGTTCCGCGGCAACGGCCGCGTGCTGGTGCAGTCGCACGACCGCGACCGGCTCGGCAGCGCGCTGGGGCCACTGCTGCCCCCGAGGGATAACTGA
- a CDS encoding TIGR00266 family protein: protein MRHRLICGPGYAAAEIELSPGEELVAEAGAMAWMDDSIRVRTQARGGLLKGLGRMVSGESFFQNTYYAEGAAGKIALAPGVPGDIVPYEMNDETLIMERGAYLGHSGDIETSVSFEGFTGVFAEGLLALQVTGTGLLFFNSYGDIQEVAVNGNYTVDSGYAVAWQSSLDYSIGRTGRSIGAFLFGDQLVSRYQGRGKLWVQTRSPRTLASWVHPFRPVKSDNQ from the coding sequence ATGCGCCACCGCCTGATTTGCGGACCGGGCTACGCCGCGGCCGAAATCGAGCTGTCGCCGGGCGAGGAGCTGGTCGCCGAGGCGGGCGCGATGGCGTGGATGGACGACTCCATCCGGGTGCGCACGCAAGCGCGCGGCGGGCTGCTGAAGGGACTGGGCCGCATGGTTAGCGGCGAGAGCTTCTTCCAGAACACCTATTACGCCGAAGGTGCCGCGGGAAAGATTGCGCTGGCGCCGGGCGTCCCGGGCGACATCGTGCCGTACGAGATGAACGACGAGACGCTCATCATGGAGCGCGGCGCGTATCTCGGGCACAGCGGCGACATCGAGACCTCGGTGAGCTTCGAAGGCTTTACCGGCGTTTTCGCCGAAGGGCTCCTCGCGCTACAGGTCACGGGAACGGGGCTGCTCTTCTTCAACTCCTACGGCGACATCCAGGAAGTGGCGGTCAACGGCAACTACACCGTTGACAGCGGCTACGCGGTCGCGTGGCAGTCGTCGCTCGACTACAGTATCGGCCGCACCGGCCGCTCCATCGGCGCGTTCCTGTTCGGCGACCAGCTCGTCAGTCGTTATCAGGGCCGCGGCAAGCTGTGGGTGCAGACGCGCAGCCCGCGCACGCTCGCCAGCTGGGTTCACCCGTTCCGGCCGGTCAAGAGCGATAACCAGTAA